From a single Candidatus Brevundimonas phytovorans genomic region:
- the xth gene encoding exodeoxyribonuclease III: MRIATWNVNSVNARLPTVLAWLEAANPDVVCFQEIKCVDEKFPREAFESLGYNVETHGQKTYNGVAILSKFPLSDIQRGLPGDDSDEQARYLEAVIEAPVPVRVASIYLPNGNPLGAEKFPYKLAWFQRLHDHAKGLLAYEEPLALCGDYNCILTPEDAAKPEDWVNDALFQPETRAALNAMKWLGLSDAHELGQEPKGTYTFWDYQAGAWQRNNGIRIDYALLSPQATDRFRGIETHREARDMEKPSDHVPVVVDLDLDA, from the coding sequence ATGCGCATCGCCACCTGGAACGTGAACTCGGTCAACGCCCGCCTGCCCACGGTGCTGGCCTGGCTGGAAGCCGCCAATCCTGACGTCGTCTGCTTCCAGGAAATCAAATGCGTGGACGAGAAATTCCCGCGCGAGGCCTTCGAGAGCCTGGGCTACAACGTCGAGACCCACGGTCAGAAGACCTATAACGGCGTCGCCATCCTGTCGAAGTTCCCGCTGTCAGACATCCAGCGCGGCCTGCCTGGCGACGACAGCGACGAACAGGCCCGCTATCTGGAGGCTGTCATCGAGGCCCCGGTTCCGGTGCGCGTGGCGTCGATCTACCTGCCCAACGGCAATCCGCTCGGCGCCGAGAAGTTTCCCTACAAGCTGGCCTGGTTCCAGCGTCTGCACGACCACGCCAAGGGCCTGCTGGCCTATGAAGAGCCGCTGGCCCTGTGCGGCGACTACAACTGCATCCTGACGCCCGAGGACGCGGCCAAGCCCGAGGACTGGGTCAACGACGCCCTGTTCCAGCCGGAAACGCGCGCGGCCCTGAACGCCATGAAGTGGCTGGGCCTGTCGGACGCCCATGAGTTGGGTCAGGAGCCCAAGGGCACCTACACCTTCTGGGACTATCAGGCCGGCGCCTGGCAAAGGAACAACGGCATCCGCATCGACTACGCCCTGCTGTCGCCCCAGGCGACGGACCGGTTCCGCGGCATCGAGACCCACCGCGAGGCCCGCGACATGGAAAAGCCCAGCGACCACGTCCCCGTGGTGGTCGACCTGGATCTGGACGCCTG
- a CDS encoding N-acetyltransferase, whose translation MNAVAAPVSVESAAPVRIERERSGDSASIDALVLAAFGPGRFAKTAERLREAAALAVGFCAFEGERLIGSVRLWSITVGAARSVFLGPIAVDAASRRGGLGAELVQACIDEARAMKLDGVLLIGDPPYFSRFGFVAAPDAVFSGPVDRRRIMWLPITATAPVGAVHPVV comes from the coding sequence ATGAACGCCGTCGCCGCCCCAGTCTCCGTCGAGTCCGCAGCCCCCGTCCGTATCGAGCGAGAACGATCGGGGGATTCTGCGTCGATTGACGCTCTGGTGCTGGCGGCCTTTGGTCCCGGTCGGTTCGCCAAGACGGCGGAGCGGCTGCGGGAAGCGGCGGCGCTGGCGGTCGGCTTTTGCGCCTTCGAAGGTGAACGGTTGATCGGGTCGGTGCGGCTGTGGTCGATCACAGTCGGGGCCGCGCGCTCGGTGTTTCTGGGGCCTATCGCGGTGGACGCCGCCAGCCGTCGCGGCGGGCTGGGCGCTGAATTGGTGCAGGCCTGCATCGACGAAGCCAGGGCGATGAAGCTGGACGGCGTGCTGTTGATCGGCGATCCGCCCTATTTCTCGCGCTTTGGCTTTGTGGCCGCGCCGGACGCTGTGTTCAGCGGGCCGGTGGATCGGCGTCGGATCATGTGGCTGCCGATCACGGCGACGGCGCCGGTCGGGGCCGTGCATCCGGTGGTCTGA
- a CDS encoding enoyl-CoA hydratase — translation MSEHIKVDLDGGVLTVVFDRTDKKNAITQAMYTALAEATERAKADDAVRVVLFRSEGDSFSAGNDIADFIAIGQTTGDMVEMGVFRFLKSLADLDKPAVAAVRGRAVGIGLTLLLHCDMVVVAEDALLSAPFINLALAPEAASTLLLPAVIGHQRAFEIFALGEAIDGKTALAWGMANRAVPADQVDATARQLADKLAQRAPNSIRKTKALMRDAEALWVLMQREAEAFGSQMRSPEAMEAFMAFSQKRAPDFSKAG, via the coding sequence ATGAGCGAACACATCAAGGTTGATCTGGACGGCGGCGTCCTGACGGTCGTCTTCGACCGGACGGATAAGAAGAACGCCATTACCCAGGCCATGTACACGGCCCTGGCCGAGGCGACCGAGCGGGCCAAGGCGGACGACGCCGTGCGCGTGGTCCTGTTCCGCAGCGAGGGCGACTCGTTTTCGGCGGGCAACGACATCGCCGACTTCATCGCCATCGGTCAGACGACCGGCGACATGGTCGAGATGGGGGTGTTCCGCTTCCTGAAGTCTCTGGCCGATCTGGACAAGCCGGCGGTGGCGGCGGTGCGCGGGCGCGCCGTGGGCATCGGCCTGACGCTGCTGCTGCACTGTGACATGGTGGTGGTGGCCGAGGACGCCCTGTTGTCTGCGCCCTTCATCAACCTGGCCCTGGCGCCGGAAGCGGCCTCGACCCTGCTGCTGCCGGCGGTGATCGGCCATCAGCGCGCCTTTGAAATCTTCGCCCTGGGAGAGGCCATCGACGGCAAGACGGCCCTGGCCTGGGGCATGGCCAACCGGGCGGTTCCGGCCGATCAGGTCGACGCTACGGCCCGCCAGTTGGCCGACAAGCTGGCACAGCGCGCGCCCAACTCGATCCGCAAGACCAAGGCTCTGATGCGCGACGCCGAAGCCCTGTGGGTGCTGATGCAGCGTGAGGCCGAGGCCTTTGGCTCGCAGATGCGCAGCCCCGAAGCGATGGAAGCCTTCATGGCCTTCAGTCAGAAACGGGCGCCGGATTTCTCGAAAGCCGGCTGA
- a CDS encoding MBL fold metallo-hydrolase codes for MADGVAGPDGRVERGLTYPLAGVPETGQAIEVAPGVLWLRLPLPMTLNHINVYALADGEGWTLVDTGLKTSASREGWEAALAGPLGGKPVKRIICTHMHPDHIGLAGWLCERFDAPLLMSRLEYVTARMLIADEGQPAPDSGEIFYRAAGWNNEQIARWRTGYGGFGKAVAPMPSAYQRLSANDVVRIGAGDWRVVIGEGHSPEHVCLWRESDGVMLSGDQILPRISSNVSVWPTEPDGDPLGEWLRSLEALKVRLPGDLFVLPSHGEPFYGVTTRLEALIRGHETALKRLERTLKAPSRAVDVFSALFARPVGDEVLGMATGEAIAHLNYLAREGRARRDRDEAGVDWWTLTEAA; via the coding sequence TTGGCAGACGGCGTCGCTGGACCTGATGGCCGCGTGGAGCGGGGGCTGACCTATCCGCTGGCCGGCGTGCCGGAAACCGGCCAGGCGATCGAGGTTGCGCCCGGTGTCCTGTGGCTGCGTCTGCCGCTGCCGATGACGCTGAACCATATCAACGTCTATGCCCTGGCGGATGGCGAGGGCTGGACCCTGGTGGATACGGGATTGAAGACCAGCGCCTCTCGCGAGGGGTGGGAGGCGGCGCTGGCGGGGCCGCTGGGCGGCAAGCCGGTCAAGAGGATCATCTGCACCCATATGCACCCCGACCATATCGGGCTGGCGGGCTGGCTGTGTGAGCGCTTTGACGCGCCCCTGCTGATGTCGCGGCTGGAATATGTGACGGCGCGGATGCTGATCGCCGACGAGGGTCAGCCTGCTCCGGATTCAGGTGAGATCTTCTATCGCGCCGCCGGTTGGAACAACGAACAGATCGCGCGCTGGCGCACCGGCTACGGCGGCTTCGGCAAGGCCGTGGCGCCTATGCCCTCGGCCTATCAGCGCCTGTCTGCAAACGACGTGGTGCGCATCGGCGCCGGAGACTGGCGTGTGGTGATCGGCGAAGGCCATAGCCCGGAGCATGTCTGCCTGTGGCGCGAGAGCGACGGCGTCATGCTGTCCGGCGATCAGATCCTGCCGCGTATTTCATCGAACGTGTCGGTCTGGCCCACAGAGCCTGACGGCGATCCCCTGGGCGAATGGCTGCGCTCGCTTGAGGCGCTGAAGGTGCGGCTGCCCGGCGATCTGTTCGTCCTGCCGTCCCACGGCGAACCCTTTTACGGCGTCACCACCCGGCTGGAGGCCCTGATCCGGGGGCATGAGACAGCGCTGAAGCGGCTGGAGCGGACGCTGAAGGCGCCGAGCCGCGCCGTCGATGTTTTTTCGGCCCTGTTCGCGCGCCCGGTGGGCGACGAGGTGCTGGGCATGGCGACGGGCGAGGCGATCGCTCACCTGAACTATCTGGCCCGCGAGGGGCGGGCCCGACGCGACCGCGATGAGGCGGGCGTCGACTGGTGGACACTGACGGAGGCGGCGTAA
- a CDS encoding DUF1285 domain-containing protein, whose protein sequence is MTNPATSSGLSGVAEAARQAPGRGLPPVHLWHPDHCGDIDILIRADGVWMHEGAPIGRAELVRLFSTVLRKDPDGYHLVTPAEKLKIKVEDLPFRAVTMQAADGVLRFTTDVGDVVEAGAEHAIIVETDAATGEPAPRLHVRADLWARIARSVFYELVERAEAVDGQLVVRSGSEVFALGSVE, encoded by the coding sequence ATGACCAACCCAGCGACATCGTCCGGTCTGTCGGGCGTGGCCGAAGCCGCGCGGCAAGCGCCCGGGCGGGGTTTGCCGCCTGTGCATCTGTGGCATCCCGACCATTGCGGCGACATCGACATCCTGATCCGCGCCGACGGCGTCTGGATGCATGAAGGCGCGCCCATCGGTCGGGCCGAACTGGTGCGGCTGTTCTCGACCGTGCTGCGGAAGGACCCGGACGGCTATCACCTGGTCACGCCTGCCGAGAAGCTGAAGATCAAGGTCGAGGACCTGCCGTTCCGAGCCGTGACGATGCAGGCGGCGGACGGCGTGCTGAGGTTTACGACCGACGTGGGCGATGTGGTCGAGGCGGGGGCGGAGCACGCCATCATCGTCGAGACGGACGCGGCGACCGGCGAACCGGCGCCGCGCCTCCATGTGCGGGCGGACCTGTGGGCGCGGATCGCGCGGTCGGTCTTCTATGAGTTGGTCGAGCGGGCCGAGGCGGTGGACGGGCAACTGGTGGTGCGGTCCGGCAGCGAGGTCTTCGCCCTGGGGAGCGTGGAATGA